Proteins encoded together in one Dermacentor variabilis isolate Ectoservices chromosome 2, ASM5094787v1, whole genome shotgun sequence window:
- the LOC142571044 gene encoding uncharacterized protein LOC142571044 — MKTCLWLTLLSVVTVAYGATLAPQVALAKPVLPKQAEADALEKAGKTLETVGRLLQGENVALDEEVQEHLVNALRVASNNGEVLTEEGSEYILPIIIRGVVQGAIAHVVQKKLNKG; from the exons ATGAAGACTTGTTTGTGGCTCACTCTGCTATCCGTCGTCACCGTAGCAT ATGGTGCAACACT AGCGCCGCAGGTGGCCTTGGCTAAGCCTGTTCTTCCTAAAC AAGCTGAAGCAGATGCACTTGAGAAAGCTGGAAAGACCCTGGAGACAGTGGGACGGCTTCTGCAGGGCGAAAATGTGGCCTTAGACGAGGAGGTGCAAGAACACTTGGTCAACGCTCTCCGGGTCGCGTCTAACAATGGCGAAGTCTTGACCGAGGAAGGTTCCGAGTACATCCTGCCAATCATCATTCGTGGTGTTGTTCAGGGTGCCATCGCCCACGTTGTTCAGAAGAAGTTGAACAAGGGCTAA